The DNA segment TAGACTTTCTCCTCCGCTTGGCATCCAAACGTTTGGGTAAGAAGCTACGATTGCAAATGGTGCATCACTGACATCGCTGGCAGACAGGTTATCAGAATCGCTAACACGGATTAAACATTCATCGGAGACTTCATGAGGGACTTGCCAGCGATACGACCCAGTATTTCCTGTATTGGGTGGGTCAACTGCGTTCCACGTGTTTCCGTTGTCTGATGAGTATTCAACAAGGATTGTTGGGATCGTTCCTTCTGTGTTCCAGTAAACTGTTCGAGTGGTTCCTGTATAGAACTCTTGACCTCCATTAGGCGAAGTCAAGATTGGGTAGGCAGGCTGAATCATAAAAGGTGAGTCACTGACATCAAATACGTTAGAATTGTCTGCATCAGTCACTTTCAGCAAACACTCGGAAGAAGGTGTGTCAGGAATAGTCCACGAGTAAGAGCCTGTATTCTCGACTGTACCGATAGGGAGCCAGGTTGAGCCGTTATCTGCCGAGTAGGCAAGGTCAACATTGGTTACTTTTCCTTCTGAATCCCAGGATATTGGCTGAGCGGTTCCAATCGTGACGGTTTCTCCTCCGTTGGGAGACTGAACAGTGATTGTGTCGATGATGGGAAAAAGGGTTATGTTGCAAGTCCAGCTTGGAGTTTGCCTGTATATTCTGTATTCACATTCATATGACTCCCCGCTTGCCAAAATTCCCTTAAGTTTACCATGCCAATATTTATCAGTTCCATCATCAACGAATTCGGATACAATGGGATTATCTAAGCTTCCATAATATACAGAGTTTGAATAATCATTGTGTATATAGTCATAATAGTAAAGGTCTCCATATAACTCTATATTGCTATCATGCTTTGAATATAAGTTGTCAGTAGTTCCTCCTAGTGCCGTTTCCGAAATATAATTTTAACTTTTCCATGATTTAAGACTTGCGCCATGCATAATCTGGTATTATATAGAATGACACGAAGAAATAATTTCACGCTTACAAGCAGAGAAAGGGATTTCTTATGTGTCTGTACGCCAGAGACCTCAGTACCAGTGAAGGCCAGCAAATTCAGCGGATACTCCGCAGCAGCAAAAGCCGAATCAAGATTCGTCGCGGCCAAGTCATTCTTGCCTCTAACCAGGGCTATAAAGTTCCTGCTATCGCCGAGCTGGTTCACTATTCGCCGCACCATGTCAGGGTCATCATCAAAGACTTTAACCAACGCGGCCTTAAGGCGTTGGAGCCCAAGCCCCGGCCGGGAAGACCGCCGGAGTTTACCGAGGACGACAAGGCCATTATTGCCGAGACTGCAAAATGTCCGCCCGACCTTCTGGACTGCCCTTTTAAGCGGTGGTCGCTGGAAAAACTGCGTGAATATCTTGTCCAGGAAAAGATCGTTCCTACGATCAGCATTGAAACACTCAGGACCATCCTGCGTGAAAAGAAGGTCAAGCTCCGGCGGACAAAGACGTGGAAAGAGTGCAACGACCCCAATCTCAAGTCTAAAAAAAACTAATTCGCAGATATGTGAACCAGCCGGCCTCAAACGGGCCGACCATATCATTCGACGAGTTCGGACCGCTGGAGATTCGTCCTCAGCCAGGCCGGAATTACTGTCATACCGACCATCCCAAGAGGCTGCCTGCGACCTATACCCGCAAACACGGCGTTCAGCACTGGCTGGCGTTTTACGATGTCCATCAGAAAAAGCTCTGGGGATATGTTCGGCCACGCAAGCGGCATCAGGAGTTCTTGGAAGTTTTGAAACTGACCAGGAAAAAGTATCCGGCAAACCAGCGGATCCATCTGATACTGGACAATTTCTCGCCGCACCGCAAGGACAAGGTTCTGCGGTACTGTCGCGAGAACAATATTCATCTGATCTGGACGCCGACCAACGCATCATGGCTAAATCCTATCGAATGTCAGTTTACCCATGTTAAGGAATTCGTCATACGCGGAACTAATTATCAAAATCATAATGAGCTTAAAACCGCTCTGAATAGATACGTAGCATATCGCAATAAAAAAAATCAGCAAAAGCGAAACTTAGATAATTGAAACGGCACTAGTATTACTAATTTGCTGTATTCATTTGTGTAACATGCTCCTATATCTCCACCCATGACAAGGGCCTTACCCCTTTGTTTGCAATCAATACTGCCTATTTTCCCTTGGTTGATTTTAACCGATGAATCGTCTTCAAGTATAGTACCATTCATTTGCCCACCATTCACTATTAACGATGAATGGTCTCTATGAAATAATGCATGAAAAGTGCCATCATTAATAATCGTTTCACAGTTATGCATTGTCCATATCGCAACATTAGGATTGACACTGAATACTCCTCCATTGAATGTAACTTTTGAATTATCGTGGAAAAAATGCTGTCCATCAAAATACCCTCCAGAAACAATGAGTTCTGAGTGGTCATACGTTACTAAACCACCCCATACATCTCCAGCATTGATATTTGCTAAGCTATTATTGTATAGGTAAAGGCGATGATCTATCCTTGCCCCACTCTCCACAATTATTTTTGTCCCCGGCACATTATTCACATCATTATCAACCCTTACAGAGCAATCTAAAATCTCATCACTATACTGAACATGGTAATCAATTACATGCTCCCCACCATCATTGAAGTCCACATAATCACCGGGTCCTGAAAAGGCAAAGGGCACTAACCCCATTAATAAAACGAAAGCCAGTCTTAAGTTCTCCATTTTTTTCTCCTGCTCTATAGCTGATAGATAAAAAGCAAAGCATTATCTTGACCAGTATAATACTCCGAGAGTTGAAACTTTCCCAGCTCTCTACTGGCACACTTGCCTTGTGAATACACGTAATATCCGTGGATACAAATCAGGAAAGAAACAGATTACCCTCTTCC comes from the Anaerohalosphaera lusitana genome and includes:
- a CDS encoding transposase — translated: MNQPASNGPTISFDEFGPLEIRPQPGRNYCHTDHPKRLPATYTRKHGVQHWLAFYDVHQKKLWGYVRPRKRHQEFLEVLKLTRKKYPANQRIHLILDNFSPHRKDKVLRYCRENNIHLIWTPTNASWLNPIECQFTHVKEFVIRGTNYQNHNELKTALNRYVAYRNKKNQQKRNLDN
- a CDS encoding helix-turn-helix domain-containing protein — encoded protein: MCLYARDLSTSEGQQIQRILRSSKSRIKIRRGQVILASNQGYKVPAIAELVHYSPHHVRVIIKDFNQRGLKALEPKPRPGRPPEFTEDDKAIIAETAKCPPDLLDCPFKRWSLEKLREYLVQEKIVPTISIETLRTILREKKVKLRRTKTWKECNDPNLKSKKN